In Nitrospira sp., the following are encoded in one genomic region:
- the fliN gene encoding flagellar motor switch protein FliN, whose amino-acid sequence MAESDSAIRPESQTAGNQSPQPASFPPVQQAETGGTPKNIDFILDIPMSVTVYVGSTKMAIRDLLQLAQGSVIELDKLAGEPMEVMVNNKLVARGEVVVVNEKFGIRLTDVVSAAERVQQLR is encoded by the coding sequence ATGGCTGAGTCAGATTCCGCAATTCGTCCCGAGTCTCAGACGGCCGGTAATCAATCGCCGCAGCCGGCCTCATTTCCCCCCGTCCAACAGGCGGAGACGGGAGGAACCCCGAAGAACATCGACTTTATCCTGGATATTCCAATGAGCGTCACTGTGTATGTAGGCTCTACGAAGATGGCCATCCGGGATCTGTTGCAACTGGCTCAAGGTTCCGTGATTGAGCTGGATAAACTGGCGGGTGAGCCGATGGAAGTGATGGTGAATAACAAACTGGTTGCGCGCGGCGAAGTGGTGGTCGTCAATGAAAAATTCGGCATTCGGTTGACCGATGTGGTCAGTGCGGCAGAACGCGTGCAGCAACTTCGCTGA
- a CDS encoding flagellar biosynthetic protein FliO has product MIDLWESLFRTVSALAIVLVLMGIVAVTVRRVMGQRLGIVGGRPLVRVLASSYIAPRKTIALVSVAGEYLIVGTTPTDLVPLGRIGDSAELRELLAFTDQKPPTDAAPIPRDSFAAWLRRLPLGVFHHDKGLHDR; this is encoded by the coding sequence GTGATTGATCTGTGGGAAAGCCTGTTCCGCACCGTCTCAGCACTCGCCATCGTGCTGGTCTTGATGGGGATCGTCGCGGTGACGGTCCGTCGGGTGATGGGGCAGCGTTTGGGGATCGTCGGCGGGCGTCCTCTGGTTCGCGTCTTAGCCAGCAGCTACATCGCTCCACGCAAGACGATTGCCCTCGTGTCGGTTGCGGGAGAATATCTGATCGTGGGGACGACCCCGACCGATCTTGTCCCGTTGGGACGCATCGGCGATTCCGCTGAATTGCGTGAATTACTCGCCTTCACCGACCAGAAGCCACCCACCGATGCGGCGCCGATTCCGCGGGACAGCTTTGCTGCTTGGTTGCGACGCCTACCGCTCGGCGTCTTTCATCACGACAAGGGCCTTCATGACCGATAA
- the fliP gene encoding flagellar type III secretion system pore protein FliP (The bacterial flagellar biogenesis protein FliP forms a type III secretion system (T3SS)-type pore required for flagellar assembly.) has product MTDKYEPRARLLAVIIVGAMALVILPPSEAAAVGPSVSIDFGADGPKQTAVVIQILILLTVLSLAPALFIMVTSFTRIVIVLAFLRQALGTQAVPPNQVLLALALFLTMFIMAPVGQAVYHNALQPLMAEQLSYEDAWKKGIEPVRNFMLRQVREKDLELFITLSHMPKPARVEDVPTQAIIPAFILSELRIAFQIGFLIYIPFLIVDMVVASILMSMGMMLLPPVVISLPFKLILFVLADGWYLVVGSMVRSFQ; this is encoded by the coding sequence ATGACCGATAAATACGAGCCTCGCGCCCGCCTATTGGCGGTGATCATTGTCGGAGCGATGGCGCTGGTCATCCTACCGCCTTCGGAAGCGGCGGCGGTCGGCCCATCGGTGAGCATCGATTTCGGCGCAGACGGTCCGAAACAAACCGCCGTGGTGATCCAGATCTTGATCCTCCTCACGGTGCTCTCCTTGGCGCCGGCCTTGTTCATCATGGTGACGTCGTTTACCAGGATCGTGATCGTGTTGGCCTTTCTCCGGCAAGCGCTGGGAACGCAGGCGGTTCCTCCGAACCAAGTGTTACTGGCGTTGGCGCTGTTCTTGACGATGTTCATCATGGCTCCGGTGGGCCAAGCCGTCTACCACAATGCGCTGCAACCATTAATGGCTGAACAGCTCTCTTATGAAGACGCATGGAAGAAGGGCATCGAGCCGGTGCGGAACTTTATGCTGCGCCAGGTGAGGGAGAAGGACCTCGAACTGTTTATCACATTGAGCCACATGCCGAAACCGGCCCGTGTCGAGGACGTGCCGACCCAGGCGATCATTCCGGCCTTCATTCTGAGCGAACTGCGGATTGCCTTCCAAATCGGGTTCTTAATCTATATCCCATTTTTGATCGTCGATATGGTCGTCGCCAGTATTCTCATGTCGATGGGTATGATGCTCCTTCCGCCTGTTGTGATTTCTCTGCCGTTCAAATTGATCTTATTCGTCTTGGCCGATGGCTGGTACCTGGTCGTGGGGTCCATGGTGCGGAGTTTTCAGTAG
- the fliQ gene encoding flagellar biosynthesis protein FliQ has translation MTPEMVTELGRQALETTLLVSSPILGLSLFIGLAVSALQAMTQLNEATLTFVPKVVALFVALLLFLPWMLNVMTTYMANLLMNIPNYIH, from the coding sequence ATGACGCCGGAAATGGTGACAGAACTGGGCAGGCAAGCGCTGGAAACGACGCTGTTGGTGTCCTCGCCGATTTTGGGACTCAGTTTGTTCATCGGTCTGGCGGTCAGTGCGCTCCAGGCCATGACCCAACTGAACGAGGCGACGCTCACATTTGTCCCGAAAGTGGTGGCCCTGTTTGTGGCGCTGTTGCTTTTTCTTCCCTGGATGCTGAACGTCATGACCACCTACATGGCAAATCTCTTGATGAATATTCCCAACTACATCCATTAG
- the fliR gene encoding flagellar biosynthetic protein FliR: protein MALTQTIQIVLPEFQGFLVLISRIGGLLAALPVLSGRAVPLKVKVALVLALGVLLAPLVPLPVIPYDPVALAGGLVNEMTIGLTIGLAVRLFFSALEVAGEMIGVQMGFGVVQLFDPATSDHTSIIGQYFTLLATLIFLSLNGHLLLVATILSSYESIPAFGASLPGGMGDDIIRLFQHMFMVGLKLAAPVLVVILLINILLALLGRAVSQINVFVLSFPVTIAGGLAVLGLSIPFVVELLVREIERLQFTIDGIMKALGHG from the coding sequence ATGGCGTTGACGCAGACCATCCAGATTGTCCTCCCGGAATTCCAAGGGTTCTTGGTCCTTATCTCCCGTATCGGAGGGCTGCTTGCTGCGTTGCCGGTCTTGAGCGGCCGAGCTGTTCCGTTGAAAGTCAAAGTGGCTCTCGTCCTGGCGTTGGGAGTCCTGTTGGCTCCCTTGGTCCCGCTTCCCGTCATTCCCTATGATCCTGTCGCCTTGGCAGGCGGGCTCGTCAATGAGATGACCATTGGTTTGACGATCGGACTGGCCGTTCGATTATTTTTCAGCGCGCTGGAGGTTGCCGGAGAGATGATCGGCGTGCAGATGGGGTTCGGCGTGGTTCAACTCTTCGATCCGGCGACGTCCGATCACACCTCCATTATCGGCCAATACTTCACGCTCTTGGCGACCCTCATCTTTCTTTCGTTGAACGGCCATCTGCTTCTGGTAGCCACAATTCTCTCCAGCTATGAGTCCATCCCGGCGTTCGGTGCGTCCCTTCCCGGAGGAATGGGAGACGATATCATTCGCCTCTTTCAGCACATGTTCATGGTGGGGTTGAAATTGGCGGCGCCCGTGCTGGTCGTCATTCTCCTGATCAATATTCTTCTCGCGCTTCTTGGACGTGCCGTCAGTCAGATCAACGTGTTTGTCCTGAGTTTTCCCGTCACCATCGCCGGGGGCTTGGCAGTGCTGGGATTGTCCATACCGTTTGTGGTGGAGCTTCTGGTTCGGGAAATCGAGCGGCTGCAATTCACGATCGATGGGATCATGAAAGCGCTGGGACATGGCTGA
- the flhB gene encoding flagellar biosynthesis protein FlhB, whose translation MAEDRSNKTEPATPKRKEEARKKGQIAVSRDLSTAVILLSGIGLLAAMLPLGVQKMTEMTRQGLALSFPLGFREGMSIEQVSSVVIHAGLAVVTLSLPVVVGILAMGSAASLLQTGLLWRANAVQPDVERISPIKGLSRLFSLRSVMELLKGLLKIAIVTGIGLWVARYDLLQIPGLIEFDLGTALQVTGGLSLKVSLTVAGAIAVLAGLDYFYQRYEWERSLRMSKEEVKEEHKATEGDPLIKSRVRTLQREMTKKRMMAAVKTADVVITNPTHLAVALKYDTTTMGAPVVVAKGAGLVAERIRELARHHGVPVVEHKFVARTVFKLVDIGKEIPNELYRAVAEILAFVYRAKGLTPQV comes from the coding sequence ATGGCTGAGGACCGGAGTAACAAGACAGAACCAGCGACGCCGAAACGCAAAGAGGAGGCGCGCAAGAAAGGGCAGATCGCCGTCAGTCGCGATCTGTCTACCGCAGTCATCCTCTTGAGCGGCATCGGACTGCTGGCGGCCATGCTGCCGCTCGGCGTTCAGAAAATGACCGAGATGACCCGCCAAGGACTCGCGCTCTCGTTCCCCCTAGGTTTCCGCGAAGGAATGTCGATCGAGCAGGTGTCCTCCGTCGTCATCCATGCCGGTCTCGCAGTGGTGACGCTGAGTCTCCCCGTCGTGGTGGGCATTCTGGCGATGGGCAGCGCTGCGTCGCTGCTGCAAACCGGCTTGCTGTGGCGTGCCAATGCCGTTCAACCGGATGTCGAGCGCATCAGCCCGATTAAGGGGCTTTCCCGCTTGTTCTCGCTTCGTTCTGTGATGGAGCTTCTGAAGGGGCTGCTCAAGATCGCGATCGTGACGGGAATCGGCCTTTGGGTAGCTCGGTATGATCTGCTCCAGATTCCTGGGTTGATCGAGTTCGATCTCGGTACCGCCCTCCAAGTAACCGGAGGTCTCTCCTTGAAAGTGAGCTTGACCGTCGCCGGGGCGATCGCGGTTCTGGCAGGGCTCGACTACTTCTACCAACGTTATGAGTGGGAACGAAGTCTGCGGATGTCGAAGGAGGAGGTCAAGGAGGAACACAAGGCCACGGAAGGCGATCCGCTGATCAAGAGTCGCGTGCGGACCCTTCAGCGCGAGATGACGAAGAAACGCATGATGGCCGCCGTAAAGACGGCAGATGTGGTGATTACCAACCCGACCCACCTGGCCGTTGCGCTGAAATATGACACCACCACCATGGGCGCTCCTGTGGTGGTCGCCAAAGGAGCCGGCTTGGTCGCTGAACGTATTCGTGAGTTGGCTCGACATCACGGAGTACCGGTCGTCGAACATAAGTTCGTGGCCAGAACCGTCTTCAAACTCGTCGATATCGGCAAAGAGATACCAAACGAGCTGTACCGCGCGGTTGCGGAGATTCTGGCGTTTGTGTATCGCGCTAAAGGCCTGACTCCACAAGTCTAA
- the flhA gene encoding flagellar biosynthesis protein FlhA, whose amino-acid sequence MATAIEPVERNQLIKHPDVVISVGVVAILMVMLLPLPRFLLDLLLSFDITLSVVILLVGLQVRRPIDFSVFPSVLLMITLFRLSLNIASTRLILLHGNEGAGAAGEVIRAFGNFIVGGNYTVGLVVFSILVIINFVVVTKGAGRVAEVAARFTLDAMPGKQMSIDADLNAGLINEADARRRRREIAEEADFYGAMDGASKFVRGDAIAAVIIILVNIIGGLAIGILQQGMSPALAAQTYTVLTVGEGLVAQIPALIVSTAAGIVVTRAASETDLGSEMTRQLLMSSKPVGIAAGILLALGLVPGLPHVAFLALGSAIAWIAYQLHQQEQVQAAPIPSPVAPKVEEGQTRVTPLDLMEVQVGYGLIGLVEGTQGTALLDRIKALRRQFAESMGFVVPPIHIRDNLQLRPNEYAIMLKGVEVAKADVLPGNLLAIDPGTGQRGLVQGIPTKEPAFGLPALWVPEAAREQAQMAGYTVVDTSSAIATHLSELIKRHGHELLGRQEVQALLDEIGKAHPKLVEELIPTLLPLGTVVRVLGNLLKEGIPIRDLRSILEAISDQATNTKDAEVLTEYARQALARTITKQYQAPDGSLQVITLDPRLDRSLAEQAAALPPGATLNLDPTLSHKLLTGLKQAAERVAARGQQPIVLCSQVVRRHLRRHSDRLLHSVPVMGLNEVDSFVRLQSLDTVRIDLELAQPT is encoded by the coding sequence ATGGCAACGGCGATAGAACCGGTCGAACGAAACCAGCTGATCAAGCATCCGGACGTGGTCATATCCGTCGGGGTGGTGGCGATTCTCATGGTGATGCTGTTGCCCTTGCCTCGATTCCTGCTCGATTTGTTGCTGAGCTTCGACATCACCTTGTCGGTCGTGATCCTGCTCGTTGGACTCCAAGTACGGCGTCCGATCGATTTCTCGGTGTTTCCGTCGGTCCTCTTAATGATCACCTTGTTCAGGCTGTCCCTCAACATTGCCTCCACGCGTCTCATTTTGCTGCATGGGAACGAAGGAGCAGGGGCGGCAGGGGAAGTCATTCGGGCATTCGGGAACTTTATCGTCGGGGGCAATTACACGGTCGGCTTGGTAGTGTTCTCCATTCTCGTCATCATTAACTTTGTCGTGGTGACGAAGGGCGCCGGACGCGTGGCGGAGGTTGCGGCCCGCTTCACCTTGGATGCCATGCCGGGAAAGCAGATGAGCATCGATGCAGATCTGAATGCCGGCCTGATCAATGAGGCGGACGCGCGCCGCCGTCGACGGGAGATTGCGGAAGAGGCGGACTTTTACGGCGCGATGGACGGTGCCAGCAAGTTCGTTCGCGGAGATGCCATTGCCGCCGTCATCATCATACTCGTCAATATCATCGGTGGCTTGGCGATCGGGATCTTGCAACAGGGCATGAGTCCGGCGCTCGCGGCTCAAACCTATACGGTGCTGACCGTCGGTGAGGGGTTGGTGGCACAGATTCCCGCCCTGATCGTGTCGACCGCCGCCGGCATCGTGGTGACTCGTGCCGCCTCGGAAACGGATTTAGGGAGCGAGATGACTCGACAACTGTTGATGTCCTCCAAACCGGTGGGCATTGCTGCTGGTATTCTTCTCGCGCTTGGATTGGTGCCGGGGCTTCCGCATGTGGCGTTCTTAGCGTTAGGGAGCGCTATCGCATGGATCGCCTACCAACTCCATCAGCAGGAACAGGTCCAAGCAGCTCCGATTCCCAGTCCCGTCGCTCCGAAGGTCGAGGAAGGCCAGACCCGAGTGACTCCGCTCGACCTCATGGAAGTCCAGGTGGGGTACGGCTTGATAGGACTCGTCGAGGGAACACAAGGCACCGCACTACTCGATCGGATTAAAGCGCTCCGGCGACAATTTGCGGAATCGATGGGCTTTGTCGTGCCTCCGATCCATATACGTGACAACCTTCAGCTGCGCCCGAACGAATACGCCATCATGTTGAAGGGGGTGGAGGTGGCCAAGGCTGACGTCTTACCGGGGAATCTGTTGGCGATTGATCCTGGTACCGGCCAACGGGGTTTGGTGCAGGGCATCCCGACGAAGGAGCCTGCATTCGGGTTACCGGCGCTCTGGGTACCGGAAGCTGCCAGAGAGCAGGCTCAAATGGCTGGCTATACCGTGGTCGATACGAGTTCAGCGATCGCCACACATCTTTCTGAATTGATCAAGCGCCATGGCCATGAATTGTTGGGACGGCAGGAAGTTCAAGCCCTGTTGGACGAAATCGGCAAGGCGCATCCGAAGCTGGTGGAAGAGCTTATTCCTACGCTGCTGCCGCTCGGAACGGTCGTCAGGGTTCTCGGGAACCTTCTCAAGGAGGGCATTCCCATTCGTGACCTCCGGTCGATCCTCGAGGCCATTTCCGATCAGGCCACCAACACCAAGGATGCGGAAGTCCTCACGGAGTATGCGAGGCAGGCGTTGGCCCGAACCATCACCAAACAGTATCAAGCGCCTGACGGCAGTTTACAGGTGATCACCTTGGATCCCCGACTGGATCGGTCGTTGGCGGAACAAGCGGCGGCATTGCCGCCCGGGGCCACGTTGAACCTTGATCCCACCCTCTCGCATAAGCTGTTAACCGGCCTCAAACAAGCAGCTGAACGGGTTGCAGCGCGAGGGCAGCAGCCGATCGTGCTGTGCTCTCAGGTTGTGCGCCGCCATCTCCGTCGGCACAGCGATCGTCTGTTACATAGCGTTCCCGTGATGGGACTCAATGAAGTGGATTCCTTCGTCCGTCTGCAGTCGCTAGATACGGTGCGGATCGACCTGGAGTTGGCGCAGCCGACATAG
- the flhF gene encoding flagellar biosynthesis protein FlhF has product MKVKTFHALTMQDAMRDIKEELGPDAIILSAKEVREGGRIVRAFDRPVLEVMAASDHDGQRFLQSKEVQQASPAKPSDAGSDSALSEQTLHTFQQTLQRVLKPDCETTTQPIGEQSASLKPSTVHLKPNRRRHLHTVMNELGRLLEDLSREDSRIIGSQPSPMPQWLRRSLIERGMTPSTADLLLHEAGMTEQAVGSWDAESMRRALQREIAKRVRTSESLLNGEGSPSIGVLIGPSGAGKTAAVAKLASHYRLEQRRSVALITFNTCRETAVEQLRRYAKVVGVPFACALSARQVHEGLRRHTQVDLALIDMPGIGPRDLALVYELQKLLPKKVVTTHLVLQASTRQQDLCGITRRLGDLPQLRLLFTKLDETESFGTIFEVMYQTGVPLSYWSIGRRVPGDIEVASSDRLAALLTAECSTGSQVFVNRSVQSSEATPAVMEARIHHG; this is encoded by the coding sequence ATGAAGGTTAAGACATTTCACGCGCTCACCATGCAGGATGCCATGCGCGACATCAAGGAAGAACTGGGGCCGGACGCCATTATCTTGTCGGCGAAAGAAGTGCGTGAGGGGGGGCGCATCGTACGGGCATTCGATCGACCGGTTCTGGAAGTGATGGCCGCCTCCGATCATGACGGACAACGGTTTCTTCAAAGTAAGGAGGTGCAACAAGCTTCTCCTGCGAAACCGTCTGACGCCGGGTCGGATTCCGCGCTGTCCGAGCAGACCTTACATACCTTTCAACAGACACTGCAGAGAGTGTTGAAGCCTGATTGTGAGACGACGACACAGCCTATCGGTGAGCAGTCTGCCTCGTTGAAGCCATCTACGGTACATCTGAAGCCGAATCGCCGGCGGCATCTACATACCGTGATGAATGAATTGGGCCGCTTGTTGGAAGATCTCTCGCGGGAGGACAGCAGAATAATCGGAAGTCAGCCGTCGCCCATGCCGCAGTGGCTGCGTCGCTCGCTTATCGAGCGGGGGATGACTCCCTCCACCGCGGATCTACTCTTGCACGAGGCTGGCATGACTGAACAGGCCGTCGGTTCATGGGACGCTGAGTCGATGCGGCGCGCGTTACAGCGTGAAATCGCGAAGCGTGTGCGAACGAGCGAGTCACTCCTGAACGGGGAGGGCTCTCCTTCTATCGGTGTACTGATCGGGCCGAGCGGAGCCGGGAAGACCGCTGCCGTAGCCAAGCTGGCGTCACATTATCGTCTCGAGCAGCGGAGATCCGTCGCCCTCATTACCTTTAATACCTGTCGGGAAACCGCGGTCGAACAGTTGCGCCGGTATGCCAAGGTCGTGGGTGTGCCGTTCGCTTGCGCCCTGTCGGCTCGACAAGTTCATGAAGGGCTCCGTCGCCATACTCAGGTAGACCTTGCGCTGATCGACATGCCTGGGATCGGGCCGCGTGACTTGGCATTGGTCTATGAACTGCAGAAGCTTCTGCCAAAAAAGGTCGTCACGACGCATTTGGTTCTTCAGGCTTCCACAAGACAGCAGGACCTCTGTGGGATCACGAGGCGCCTGGGTGATCTGCCGCAGCTGCGTCTTCTGTTCACGAAGCTCGACGAGACGGAATCGTTCGGTACCATCTTCGAAGTGATGTATCAAACCGGAGTGCCTCTTTCCTACTGGAGCATCGGACGGCGAGTTCCGGGAGATATCGAGGTGGCCTCATCCGATCGGTTGGCGGCGCTGCTCACTGCGGAATGCTCCACCGGTTCTCAGGTGTTTGTCAATCGGTCGGTTCAATCTTCAGAAGCAACTCCTGCTGTAATGGAAGCAAGAATTCACCATGGATAA
- a CDS encoding MinD/ParA family protein, translated as MPFGTRKSVLMSEDLSREGGSSTHVIAVSSGKGGVGKSNVVANLAVALTRVGKRVLILDADLGLGNLDVLLGLVPRHTIEDVLAGTHTLDEIVLKGPGGIHVLPASSGVPRLTLLTEAQQLMIQEQLAQLTSEMDVLLIDTGAGISPNVTFFASAADETMIVVSPEPTSLTDAYALIKVLARQYRERRFKVLVNQAKSPREAAEVFGKLDVAVDHFLHVTVELVGAIPYDDYVHLAVMQQRALSELFPDAPAAQAFKRLAQQILQWPRPALPKSSVQLVWQRAATSAGN; from the coding sequence ATGCCGTTCGGAACAAGAAAGTCTGTCCTGATGTCGGAGGATTTGAGTCGGGAAGGTGGCTCGTCCACCCACGTCATAGCGGTCTCCAGCGGCAAGGGGGGCGTGGGGAAGTCCAATGTGGTCGCGAATCTTGCCGTCGCACTCACGCGGGTTGGGAAGCGCGTGCTGATTTTGGATGCCGACCTCGGTTTGGGGAATCTTGATGTCCTCCTGGGGCTGGTTCCACGGCATACCATCGAAGATGTATTGGCGGGTACCCATACGCTCGACGAGATCGTGCTCAAAGGTCCGGGGGGCATCCATGTCCTTCCGGCCAGTTCCGGTGTGCCGCGCCTCACGTTGCTGACTGAAGCCCAACAGTTGATGATCCAGGAGCAACTGGCGCAGCTGACCTCAGAGATGGACGTGCTGTTGATCGATACCGGTGCGGGCATCTCGCCGAACGTCACCTTCTTTGCCTCTGCGGCAGATGAGACAATGATCGTCGTTTCGCCGGAGCCGACATCGCTCACCGATGCCTACGCACTGATCAAAGTCTTGGCCCGCCAGTATCGGGAACGCCGTTTCAAAGTGCTGGTGAATCAGGCCAAGAGTCCTCGCGAAGCTGCCGAGGTGTTCGGTAAGTTGGATGTGGCGGTGGATCATTTTCTTCATGTGACCGTCGAATTGGTCGGAGCGATCCCCTATGACGACTATGTGCATTTGGCGGTCATGCAACAGAGGGCGCTATCGGAGTTATTCCCCGATGCCCCGGCAGCCCAAGCCTTCAAGCGGTTAGCACAACAGATACTCCAGTGGCCGAGGCCTGCTCTCCCAAAAAGTTCCGTACAGCTCGTCTGGCAACGAGCGGCAACGTCGGCGGGCAACTGA
- a CDS encoding FliA/WhiG family RNA polymerase sigma factor — MSKTASPRERQSFSAQGVRREQLIKEFAHVIRAMAHRLAFRLPAYLDAEDLISVGTIGLMDAMDRYDPTREAKFKTYAEFRIRGAMLDEIRSMDWIPRSVHERIGLLQKTHTALISRLGRPPQDEEVAAELKMSLEELDDFTTRARGAVMISVDDLNLHEPDGHKVVKMLVDTHTPDPLSSLVNERERASLAGAIQSLPEKERLVLTLYYYEELTMKEIGELLKVTESRVCQIHTKAIIRLKAHLQKPN; from the coding sequence ATGAGCAAGACAGCCTCGCCACGGGAGCGGCAATCCTTTTCGGCCCAGGGAGTCAGGCGCGAACAACTCATCAAGGAGTTCGCCCATGTCATTCGCGCAATGGCCCACCGTCTGGCCTTCCGGCTTCCCGCGTACTTGGACGCGGAGGATCTGATTTCGGTCGGCACCATCGGACTCATGGATGCCATGGACAGGTATGATCCGACCAGAGAAGCGAAGTTCAAGACCTACGCGGAGTTCAGAATCCGTGGAGCCATGCTGGATGAGATTCGTTCGATGGATTGGATCCCACGATCGGTTCATGAACGAATCGGCCTGCTGCAAAAGACTCACACAGCGCTCATCAGCCGACTGGGTCGACCGCCGCAGGATGAGGAGGTGGCGGCAGAACTGAAGATGTCCTTGGAAGAGCTGGATGATTTCACTACACGCGCTAGGGGGGCAGTGATGATCAGCGTGGACGACTTAAATCTTCATGAGCCGGACGGGCACAAAGTGGTCAAGATGTTGGTCGATACACACACGCCTGATCCCCTTTCCTCATTGGTCAACGAACGTGAACGAGCATCGCTCGCCGGGGCTATCCAATCGTTGCCGGAAAAAGAACGGCTCGTTCTAACGTTGTATTACTACGAGGAGCTCACGATGAAGGAAATCGGCGAGCTGCTGAAAGTCACTGAGTCACGGGTCTGTCAAATCCACACCAAAGCCATCATCAGGCTCAAGGCGCACTTGCAAAAACCGAATTGA
- a CDS encoding GGDEF domain-containing protein encodes MQTTPAGSSSVAEVLSLQRIIGWMGLFIAAGFGVAGLLRWSYSQDLARHKQDGAPSAYDSLTGLPTQRLFLVLLKQALSRAETTQRHVAVLVCTLEQFRPLSTSAAPNVTLVVRVQAARIKSTLQPHDVVARLDEYTFAVIADNLESPDEAQLVAEKIQKTIALPLLIEGQELLISCRIDGIVGPQPGAKAEALLEAASRALSERQTADESIAFVSDPVTTTSSSSSLAYADRQPRAMISMK; translated from the coding sequence ATGCAGACAACACCCGCCGGTTCATCCAGCGTGGCCGAGGTCCTCTCCCTACAGCGTATCATCGGATGGATGGGCCTTTTCATCGCTGCCGGATTTGGGGTGGCGGGACTCTTGCGTTGGTCATATAGTCAGGACCTTGCGCGGCACAAGCAGGATGGTGCGCCATCGGCGTACGATAGTCTGACCGGTCTTCCAACTCAACGGCTTTTCCTTGTACTTCTCAAACAGGCCCTGAGCAGGGCTGAGACGACTCAGCGGCACGTCGCTGTCTTGGTATGTACCCTGGAACAGTTCCGTCCACTGTCTACCTCAGCCGCACCAAATGTGACTCTGGTCGTGCGAGTGCAAGCCGCCCGCATTAAGAGCACGTTGCAACCGCACGACGTGGTGGCACGCTTGGACGAATACACCTTCGCTGTGATCGCCGATAACCTCGAATCACCGGATGAGGCTCAATTGGTTGCTGAGAAAATCCAGAAGACCATCGCACTCCCACTGTTGATCGAAGGTCAGGAGTTGCTGATTTCCTGTCGAATTGATGGAATCGTGGGGCCGCAACCGGGGGCTAAAGCAGAGGCACTCCTTGAAGCCGCGTCACGAGCCCTCTCGGAGAGGCAAACAGCCGATGAGTCCATTGCATTTGTATCGGATCCCGTTACAACTACTTCTTCGTCGTCAAGCCTGGCCTATGCAGATCGGCAGCCGCGAGCCATGATCTCGATGAAGTAA
- a CDS encoding flagellar hook-basal body protein: MNRGIYPILSGALAHERRMQVFANNMANANTAGFKQDEQAFKTIFSRYHAVIPVGGPTGGLAQQMMARPLGVTERAFVAPHAMKTTFEVGRIRLTGNALDIAIQGPGFFEVNTPQGTRYSRNGMFSLDRDRRLVNGLGYPVMGTMGEIKVPPGKLEITTQGAIKVDDKPVATIKVMEFNQDEMPQKSSDGLFSSDKGKIAKAPQLQVGHIEESNVNSIGEMVKMIQGMRNYESTQKLIQTLDRMAEVAIQDVGRVL; encoded by the coding sequence ATGAATCGAGGTATCTATCCCATCTTGTCCGGAGCACTGGCCCATGAGCGGCGGATGCAAGTCTTCGCGAACAACATGGCCAACGCGAATACCGCCGGCTTCAAACAGGATGAGCAGGCCTTTAAAACCATCTTTTCTCGATACCATGCAGTGATTCCGGTCGGCGGTCCAACTGGAGGATTGGCCCAGCAGATGATGGCCAGACCCTTGGGGGTTACGGAACGTGCGTTTGTGGCCCCACACGCGATGAAGACGACGTTTGAAGTGGGTCGGATCAGACTCACAGGCAATGCCCTGGACATTGCCATTCAAGGCCCCGGATTTTTTGAAGTGAATACTCCACAAGGAACTCGCTATAGCCGCAACGGTATGTTTTCGCTCGATCGTGATCGTCGGTTAGTGAACGGACTCGGCTATCCGGTGATGGGAACAATGGGTGAGATCAAGGTTCCTCCCGGCAAATTGGAGATCACGACACAGGGAGCCATCAAAGTTGATGATAAACCTGTGGCGACCATCAAAGTCATGGAATTCAACCAGGACGAGATGCCGCAGAAATCATCGGATGGCCTATTCTCTTCCGACAAGGGAAAAATCGCCAAAGCTCCACAGCTTCAGGTCGGACACATCGAAGAGTCCAACGTCAATTCCATCGGCGAGATGGTGAAGATGATTCAGGGCATGCGCAACTATGAATCGACACAAAAACTAATTCAGACGCTTGATCGGATGGCTGAGGTCGCGATTCAAGACGTAGGGCGGGTGTTATGA